Proteins from a single region of Takifugu rubripes chromosome 4, fTakRub1.2, whole genome shotgun sequence:
- the LOC101072383 gene encoding TBC1 domain family member 12-like isoform X5, translating to MPSTKHQCPQDEEDQVMGKDVGVSSCPTVILTAAGRRRNLEFEPLSTTALILEDRPANLPAKSVEETLRHKMEYEEMVAGAKRREMKEAQRKKRQMKERHRREDSISNAMVIWNTEILPHWDVMKGTRRVRELWWQGLPPSVRGRVWSLAIGNELNITAELYEIFLSRAKEKWRSYSETSSVNDSEKEAVSAADRESSLDLIKLDISRTFPSLFIFQKGGPYHDLLHSVLGAYTCYRPDIGYVQGMSFIAAVLILNLEEAEAFITFANLLNKPCQMVFFRVDHEMMLKYFEAFEVFFQENLPQLFSHFQSNNLTPDLYLIDWIFTLYSKSLPLDVACRVWDVFCRDGEESLFRTALGILRLFEDVLLQMDFIHIAQFLSRLPDDLQSHTLFTAMANTQMLSKNRRWVQVFSTLMKNGNKEMEKNVSPSSRTLTLADSRC from the exons ATGCCTTCCACGAAACATCAG TGTCCACAAGATGAAGAAGACCAGGTGATGGGGAAGGATGTAGGTGTCTCCTCATGTCCCACTGTCatcctgacagcagcaggaaggaggaggaatctGGAGTTTGAGCCCCTGTCCACCACAGCTCTCATCCTGGAGGACCGACCAGC GAACCTGCCGGCCAAATCTGTGGAGGAAACTCTGCGACACAAGATGGAGTATGAGGAGATGGTGGCAGGAGCCAAGAGGAGAG AGATGAAAGAAGCTCAGAGGAAGAAGCGTCAGATGAAGGAGCGACACCGACGTGAGGACAGCATCTCCAACGCCATGGTGATCTGGAACACCGAGATATTGCCTCATTGGGATGTCAT gaagGGAACGCGGCGGGTCAGGGAGCTGTGGTGGCAGGGACTTCCTCCCAGTGTCAGGGGGCGAGTGTGGAGTCTCGCCATCGGCAACGAGCTTAACATCACAGCAG agcTGTACGAGATTTTCTTATCTAGAGCCAAAGAGAAGTGGAGGAGCTACAGCGAGACCAGCTCGGTCAACGACAGCGAGAAAG AAGCTGTGTCTGCGGCAGACAGAGAGTCCAGTCTGGACCTGATCAAACTGGACATTTCTAGAACGTTCCCATCTCTTTTCATCTTCCAGAAG GGTGGGCCTTACCATGACCTCCTCCATAGCGTGCTGGGAGCGTACACATGTTACCGACCTGACATCGGCTAT GTTCAAGGCATGTCCTTCATCGCTGCCGTCCTCATTCTCAATCTAGAGGAGGCAGAGGCCTTCATCACCTTTGCCAACCTGCTCAACAAACCCTGTCAGATGGTATTCTTCAGAGTCGACCACGAAATG atgCTGAAGTATTTTGAGGCCTTTGAGGTTTTCTTCCAGGAGAATCTTCCTCAGCTCTTCAGTCACTTCCAGAGCAACAACCTGACGCCTGATCTCTATCTGATTGATTG GATCTTCACACTCTACAGCAAGTCCCTCCCCCTCGACGTGGCGTGCCGTGTTTGGGACGTGTTCTGTCGCGATGGTGAGGAGTCTCTGTTTCGGACGGCTTTGGGAATTCTTCGTCTGTTTGAGGACGTTCTGCTGCAGATGGATTTTATCCACATTGCTCAGTTCCTGAGCCGCCTGCCAGATGACTTACAGTCACACACGCTCTTCACCGCCATGGCCAACACACAAATGCTCAGCAAGAACCGTCGCTGGGTGCAG GTGTTTTCCACACTCATGAagaatggaaataaagagatgGAGAAGAATGTCAGCCCATCTTCCAGAACGCTAACGCTAGCTGACAGCAGGTGCTAG